Proteins encoded in a region of the Planococcus shixiaomingii genome:
- a CDS encoding DUF350 domain-containing protein, producing MSETGFWTHPLVETAGYFSVVVLCLIVSMVIFEVITKYKNWEEIKKGNVAVAMATGGKIFGVTNIFRFSIDQHNSLLQMIGWGLYGFTLLIFAYILFEFLTPKFNVDDEIEKDNRSVGFISLTISVGLSYVIGASIS from the coding sequence ATGTCGGAAACTGGATTTTGGACCCATCCGCTTGTCGAAACAGCCGGCTATTTTAGTGTAGTTGTATTGTGCCTGATTGTTTCGATGGTGATTTTTGAAGTTATTACCAAGTACAAAAACTGGGAAGAAATCAAAAAAGGGAATGTAGCGGTCGCTATGGCGACAGGCGGTAAAATTTTTGGCGTCACGAATATTTTCCGTTTTTCAATCGACCAGCATAACTCCTTGCTGCAAATGATCGGGTGGGGCCTTTATGGCTTTACGCTGCTTATCTTTGCCTACATTCTGTTTGAGTTTCTGACCCCGAAATTCAATGTCGATGATGAAATCGAGAAGGACAATCGCTCGGTTGGATTTATTTCTTTGACTATTTCAGTTGGCTTATCATACGTCATCGGAGCCAGTATTTCTTAG
- a CDS encoding endonuclease MutS2, which produces MIAERALRTLEYYKIRDEVARFCTSSLGKSHVEGLMPSTDINEVQILLDQMDEAANVLRVKNNVPMGGIFDIRMHAKRAQIGGMLSPTELMEVSSTIRASRILRQFFEGIEEEGGIDIPHFLEKKESMPILTSLEHDINMCIDDNGRVLDSASPALRTIRQQLRSQESRVRERLESLIRGKNASKMLSDSIVTIRNDRFVIPVKQEYRSHYGGIVHDSSSSGQTLFIEPDAVVQANNEVRRLKVNEKEEIDRILQMLSAQVQEVAHELFVLVEVLGEIDLILAKAKYGAANKCSKPKMNSEGYINLRKARHPLIPIDEVVANDIEFGGDITAIVITGPNTGGKTVTLKTLGLCTLMAQAGLPVPALDGSELAVFDQVFADIGDEQSIEQSLSTFSSHMVNIVDILTKFDENSLVIFDELGAGTDPQEGAALAISLLDEVHGRGARVMATTHYPELKAYGFNRPGVANASVEFDVETLSPTYRLLIGVPGRSNAFEISKRLGLPEHIISHAKSFTGTDRREVDSMIESLEKSRRESERDAERSSEVLEESERLKKELEDQLKQYENEKERLAEKAKEKARKIVEQATKEAEAVMSDLRKMQMDQASSVKEHQLIDAKKRLEAAMPENRVLKKAAKANQAHTLKPNDEVKVISFGQKGTLIEKVSDNEWTVQIGILKMKLPESDLSYTKPEKQKETRTMATLKNRDSHVKLELDLRGERYEDALVRVEKYIDDALLSNYHQVSIIHGKGTGALRQGVQQYLKKHPRVKSYRFGEAGEGGSGVTVAELK; this is translated from the coding sequence TTGATCGCAGAACGTGCGTTAAGGACGCTTGAATATTATAAAATCCGCGATGAAGTTGCACGTTTCTGTACTTCTTCGCTCGGAAAATCACACGTTGAAGGTCTAATGCCATCAACTGATATAAATGAAGTGCAAATTCTGCTGGATCAAATGGATGAAGCAGCGAACGTGCTACGGGTCAAAAACAACGTGCCGATGGGCGGGATTTTTGATATCCGCATGCACGCGAAACGCGCCCAAATTGGCGGCATGTTAAGCCCGACGGAATTGATGGAAGTGTCATCGACCATACGGGCCAGCCGGATTTTGCGTCAGTTCTTTGAAGGCATCGAGGAAGAAGGCGGAATCGACATTCCTCACTTTCTTGAGAAAAAAGAGTCGATGCCGATTTTAACGTCACTCGAACATGACATCAATATGTGCATCGATGACAATGGCCGTGTGTTGGACAGTGCGAGCCCAGCACTCCGAACCATCCGCCAGCAGCTTCGTTCTCAGGAAAGCCGGGTGCGCGAACGCTTGGAAAGCTTGATTCGGGGGAAAAACGCCTCTAAAATGCTGTCGGATTCCATTGTCACAATACGCAATGACCGTTTTGTAATTCCGGTCAAACAGGAATACCGCAGCCATTACGGCGGAATTGTCCATGATTCGTCTTCTTCAGGACAGACTTTGTTTATCGAACCGGATGCAGTTGTCCAGGCAAACAATGAAGTTCGCCGGTTGAAGGTGAACGAAAAAGAAGAAATCGACCGCATTCTGCAAATGCTGTCGGCTCAAGTGCAGGAAGTGGCGCATGAACTGTTTGTGTTGGTGGAAGTGCTTGGCGAAATTGATTTGATTTTAGCGAAAGCAAAATACGGCGCAGCCAATAAATGCTCGAAACCGAAAATGAACTCAGAAGGCTATATCAATTTGCGCAAAGCGCGCCATCCGCTCATTCCGATTGACGAAGTGGTGGCGAATGATATTGAATTCGGCGGTGATATTACGGCAATCGTCATTACCGGTCCAAATACCGGCGGGAAGACAGTAACGCTTAAAACACTTGGCCTTTGTACGCTGATGGCGCAGGCTGGCTTGCCTGTTCCTGCGCTTGATGGATCGGAACTTGCAGTATTTGACCAAGTGTTTGCGGACATTGGCGATGAACAATCGATCGAGCAAAGCTTGAGTACGTTTTCTTCTCATATGGTCAACATTGTTGATATTTTGACGAAGTTCGATGAAAATTCGCTCGTCATTTTTGATGAGCTGGGTGCCGGGACAGACCCGCAAGAAGGAGCGGCATTGGCCATTTCGCTATTGGATGAAGTTCACGGCAGAGGTGCCCGGGTTATGGCTACAACGCATTACCCGGAGTTAAAAGCGTATGGTTTTAACCGCCCAGGCGTTGCCAATGCCAGCGTAGAGTTTGATGTGGAGACGCTTAGTCCGACGTATCGTCTTCTGATCGGTGTTCCTGGCCGAAGCAATGCGTTTGAAATATCCAAGCGCCTCGGTTTGCCGGAACATATCATTAGCCATGCGAAAAGCTTTACGGGAACTGACCGCCGCGAAGTCGACTCGATGATTGAGTCTCTTGAAAAAAGCCGGAGAGAATCCGAGCGCGACGCAGAGCGGTCAAGCGAAGTGCTTGAGGAATCGGAACGCTTGAAAAAAGAATTGGAAGATCAATTAAAGCAATATGAAAATGAAAAAGAACGTTTAGCAGAAAAGGCGAAAGAAAAAGCGCGAAAAATCGTGGAGCAGGCGACTAAGGAAGCGGAAGCCGTCATGTCTGACTTGCGCAAAATGCAAATGGATCAGGCTTCGTCTGTCAAAGAGCATCAGTTGATCGATGCGAAAAAACGCTTAGAAGCCGCGATGCCTGAAAACCGGGTCTTGAAGAAAGCGGCGAAAGCCAACCAAGCCCATACATTAAAACCTAATGATGAAGTGAAAGTGATTTCATTCGGCCAAAAAGGGACATTGATTGAGAAAGTGTCTGACAACGAATGGACCGTCCAAATCGGCATTTTGAAAATGAAGTTGCCGGAATCTGACTTGTCTTATACAAAACCTGAAAAACAAAAAGAAACTCGCACGATGGCGACGCTGAAAAACCGTGATTCCCATGTGAAACTGGAACTCGATCTTCGCGGGGAACGCTACGAGGATGCGCTTGTCCGTGTTGAAAAGTATATTGATGACGCTTTATTATCAAACTATCATCAAGTATCGATCATTCACGGCAAAGGCACAGGAGCGCTTCGCCAAGGCGTGCAGCAATACTTGAAGAAACACCCGCGCGTGAAAAGCTACCGGTTCGGTGAAGCGGGCGAAGGCGGCTCAGGCGTGACTGTTGCCGAATTAAAGTGA
- the trxA gene encoding thioredoxin → MAIVHGTDQNFSQEIAEGLVLVDFWATWCGPCKMIAPVLEELDAEMSDKVKIVKVDVDENQETAGNYGIMSIPTLLLMKDGETVDKVVGFRPKEALAELVNQHA, encoded by the coding sequence ATGGCAATCGTACACGGCACAGATCAAAACTTTTCACAAGAAATCGCAGAAGGATTAGTACTAGTCGACTTTTGGGCGACTTGGTGCGGACCTTGTAAAATGATCGCTCCAGTACTAGAAGAATTGGACGCTGAAATGAGCGACAAAGTGAAAATTGTCAAAGTGGATGTTGATGAAAACCAAGAAACAGCTGGAAACTACGGCATCATGTCAATTCCGACTCTATTGTTGATGAAAGATGGAGAAACAGTTGATAAAGTAGTAGGTTTCAGACCAAAAGAAGCATTAGCTGAATTGGTTAACCAACACGCATAA
- the polX gene encoding DNA polymerase/3'-5' exonuclease PolX: MNKKIIIRTLEKIALYMELKGENPFKVSAFRKAAQALELDQRSLDEIEDVTKLKGIGKGTGDVILELIAEGKSTVLEELQNEVPKGLLPLMKIQGMGGKKIAKLYKELGIDSAEALMQACLAHDIQKLPGFGPKSEEKILKELTDFDSKPGRHPIWRTEEAVAFIEDALSNIEAIDKFSVAGSYRRTKETSKDLDFIIATADPLGVKEQLLAALPIEETIASGDTKVSVTVEFQEMIDVDFRLVAPQEFTTALHHFTGSKDHNVKMRQLAKSQNKKISEYGVEQEDGSVKTFETEAEFYGHFDLPFIPPTVREDGREIDRLDELPQLIELQDIKGDLHMHTTWSDGAHSLTEMVEACRRRGYGYMVITDHSQYLKVANGLTPEKLLKQNAEIRELNLKYDDIEVMSGTEMDILPDGTLDFDDEVLEQLDFVIASIHSSFQQPQEQIMARILTAMKNPHVDMIAHPTGRIVGQRSGYDPDMEQLLDWAKEYGKIVELNASPYRLDLAVEHLEMAQEKGVPVAINTDAHAIEQLEVMNTGVKHAQKAWLKKDHVVNAWPLEKLQQYLKK; this comes from the coding sequence ATGAATAAAAAAATAATCATCAGAACGCTTGAGAAAATCGCTTTATATATGGAACTAAAAGGAGAAAATCCGTTTAAAGTGTCAGCTTTCCGAAAAGCTGCACAAGCACTTGAACTTGATCAGCGCAGTCTGGATGAAATTGAAGATGTCACTAAGCTGAAAGGCATTGGAAAAGGCACGGGCGACGTCATCTTGGAATTGATAGCAGAAGGCAAATCCACTGTTCTGGAAGAACTGCAAAATGAAGTGCCGAAGGGTCTTTTGCCGTTGATGAAAATCCAAGGAATGGGCGGCAAGAAAATTGCGAAATTGTATAAAGAGCTCGGCATTGATTCAGCAGAAGCTTTAATGCAGGCCTGTCTCGCCCACGATATTCAAAAATTGCCCGGCTTCGGTCCGAAGTCGGAAGAGAAAATACTGAAAGAATTGACGGATTTCGACTCGAAACCAGGACGCCATCCAATTTGGCGGACTGAAGAAGCGGTGGCGTTTATCGAAGACGCTTTATCAAATATTGAAGCGATCGATAAATTTTCTGTTGCTGGCAGTTACCGCCGGACTAAAGAGACAAGCAAAGACTTGGACTTCATCATCGCGACAGCGGATCCGTTAGGTGTCAAAGAGCAGTTGCTTGCGGCGCTGCCGATCGAAGAAACCATTGCTTCTGGCGACACGAAAGTTTCTGTCACAGTTGAATTCCAGGAAATGATTGATGTTGATTTCCGGTTGGTGGCTCCCCAAGAGTTCACTACAGCGCTGCATCATTTCACAGGTTCAAAAGACCATAACGTCAAAATGCGGCAGCTTGCAAAATCGCAAAACAAGAAAATCAGCGAATACGGCGTGGAACAAGAAGACGGATCGGTTAAGACGTTCGAAACAGAAGCCGAGTTTTATGGCCATTTCGATTTGCCGTTCATTCCGCCGACGGTGCGTGAAGACGGCAGGGAAATCGACCGCTTGGATGAACTTCCACAACTTATCGAGTTGCAGGACATTAAAGGTGATCTTCATATGCATACAACTTGGTCGGACGGCGCCCACTCGCTCACCGAAATGGTGGAAGCTTGCAGGAGACGGGGATATGGCTATATGGTCATCACCGACCATTCGCAGTATTTGAAAGTGGCGAACGGTTTGACCCCTGAAAAACTGCTGAAACAAAACGCCGAAATTCGCGAATTGAACCTAAAATACGACGACATCGAAGTGATGTCCGGAACCGAAATGGATATTTTGCCGGACGGTACGCTGGATTTTGACGATGAAGTGCTTGAACAACTTGATTTTGTCATCGCCAGTATTCATTCTAGTTTCCAGCAGCCTCAAGAACAAATCATGGCCCGCATATTGACGGCGATGAAAAATCCGCATGTCGATATGATTGCGCATCCGACAGGACGCATTGTCGGACAGCGCAGCGGGTATGATCCGGATATGGAGCAATTGCTGGACTGGGCGAAAGAATATGGTAAAATCGTAGAATTGAACGCTAGCCCGTACCGTCTGGATTTGGCTGTTGAGCATTTAGAGATGGCGCAGGAAAAAGGGGTGCCGGTGGCGATCAACACGGATGCCCATGCGATTGAGCAACTGGAAGTCATGAATACAGGGGTCAAGCATGCCCAAAAAGCTTGGCTGAAAAAAGACCATGTGGTCAACGCATGGCCGCTCGAGAAATTGCAACAATACCTGAAAAAGTAG
- a CDS encoding AMP-binding protein yields MIQKPWLAHYPPEVPHTLSYPSIPVQEYLTQAYEQFPEKIAIHFMGKDLSYKELYESALKFGNYLQKLGIQKGDRVSIMLPNCPQAVISFYGILYAGGVVVMTNPLYTEREISYQMKDSGARAIVTLDILFPRVSNVVQEAGLENLIITSIKDYLPFPKNIVYPFIQKRQHGVAVKVEHRGIYHLFTEIMKNASLNVEKPAFDFEEDLALLQYTGGTTGSPKGVMLTHKNLISNATMCDSWLYKCKKGEETIMGIIPLFHVYGLTTVLILSVMQGNRMVLLPKFDAETALKTINKQKPTLFPGAPTLYIGLMSHPDIAKYDLSSIEACLSGSAPLPLEVQEKFEAITGGKLVEGYGLTETSPVTHSNLVWGERTKGSIGFPYPDTDCKIFRSGTTEPLKHGEIGEIAIKGPQVMKGYWNRPEETAATIVDGWLLTGDLGYMDEDGHFYIVDRKKDMIIAGGFNIYPREIEEVLYEHEAVQECVVAGIPDPYRGETVKAYIVQKEGYNVSEEEFDSYCREHLAAFKVPRIYEFRKELPKTAVGKILRRKLVDEEIAKQSEAIPS; encoded by the coding sequence TTGATACAAAAGCCTTGGCTCGCTCATTATCCGCCAGAAGTGCCGCATACACTTTCTTATCCCAGCATTCCGGTACAGGAATATTTAACGCAAGCCTATGAACAATTTCCTGAAAAGATTGCCATTCACTTTATGGGGAAAGATCTTTCTTATAAAGAATTGTATGAGTCTGCTTTGAAATTCGGGAATTATTTGCAGAAACTGGGCATTCAAAAAGGGGACCGCGTATCGATCATGCTGCCGAACTGCCCTCAAGCAGTTATCAGTTTTTACGGCATATTGTATGCTGGCGGTGTGGTGGTCATGACAAATCCGCTGTACACCGAACGGGAAATATCTTATCAGATGAAAGATTCAGGTGCGCGCGCGATTGTTACGCTGGATATTTTGTTTCCGAGAGTTTCCAACGTCGTTCAAGAAGCGGGCCTAGAAAACCTCATCATTACAAGCATAAAAGATTACTTGCCGTTCCCGAAAAACATCGTCTATCCTTTCATTCAAAAAAGGCAGCACGGCGTTGCAGTCAAAGTTGAGCATCGCGGCATCTATCACCTGTTTACGGAAATCATGAAGAACGCTTCCTTAAATGTGGAAAAACCCGCTTTTGATTTTGAAGAAGATTTGGCATTGCTTCAATATACAGGCGGCACAACCGGTTCGCCTAAAGGAGTTATGCTGACGCATAAAAACTTGATATCCAACGCCACAATGTGTGACAGTTGGCTTTACAAGTGCAAAAAAGGCGAAGAAACAATAATGGGCATCATTCCGTTATTTCATGTATACGGATTGACGACCGTCCTTATTCTTTCCGTTATGCAAGGAAATCGAATGGTTTTGCTGCCGAAATTCGACGCCGAAACGGCACTGAAAACGATCAATAAACAAAAGCCGACTTTATTCCCAGGCGCACCGACGCTTTATATCGGATTGATGAGCCATCCGGATATCGCGAAATACGATCTGTCTTCCATCGAAGCCTGCTTGAGCGGTTCTGCACCGCTGCCGTTGGAAGTTCAAGAGAAATTTGAAGCAATTACAGGAGGCAAGTTAGTTGAAGGTTATGGTTTGACCGAGACTTCGCCGGTGACCCATTCGAACCTTGTATGGGGTGAACGGACAAAAGGATCGATCGGCTTCCCGTACCCGGACACAGATTGCAAAATCTTCCGAAGTGGCACGACTGAGCCGTTAAAACATGGTGAAATCGGCGAAATCGCCATCAAAGGGCCGCAAGTGATGAAAGGCTACTGGAACCGTCCGGAAGAAACGGCCGCAACCATTGTAGATGGCTGGCTGCTGACAGGGGATTTAGGCTATATGGACGAAGATGGCCATTTTTATATCGTAGACCGGAAAAAAGACATGATTATTGCTGGAGGGTTCAATATTTACCCGCGTGAAATCGAAGAAGTGCTTTATGAACATGAAGCTGTCCAGGAATGCGTCGTAGCAGGCATACCTGATCCGTATCGCGGAGAAACAGTAAAGGCTTACATTGTGCAAAAAGAAGGGTATAATGTTTCAGAAGAAGAATTCGACAGCTATTGCCGGGAACATTTGGCGGCATTCAAAGTCCCGCGCATTTACGAATTCCGTAAAGAACTGCCGAAGACCGCAGTTGGCAAAATCTTGCGCCGCAAATTGGTGGACGAGGAAATCGCAAAACAAAGCGAAGCCATCCCATCTTAA
- a CDS encoding enoyl-CoA hydratase encodes MEFITWTKEDGVAVATINRPPANALSRSLILEVDELLNQVEHDEEVRVIVLHGEGRFFSAGADIKEFTSVSSGEEFSKLSASGQKVFERVETFHKPVIAAIHGAALGGGLELAMSCHMRFVTENAKLGLPELQLGLIPGFAGTQRLPRFVGVAKAAEMLLTSDPISGTEAAQYGLANRAYAEEELLSQTLSIAKKIAKKSPVSVKAAIDMLQYAKHASYFEGVDAEAQSFGTVFVSEDAKEGIQAFLEKREAQFKGK; translated from the coding sequence ATGGAATTCATTACATGGACCAAGGAAGACGGAGTTGCAGTCGCGACAATCAACCGTCCTCCGGCAAACGCTTTATCGCGTTCGCTGATTTTGGAAGTAGACGAATTGCTCAATCAAGTAGAACATGATGAAGAGGTGCGAGTTATCGTTTTGCATGGAGAAGGACGGTTCTTCTCAGCAGGCGCCGACATCAAAGAATTCACGTCTGTCTCGTCAGGCGAGGAATTTTCAAAACTGTCTGCCAGCGGACAAAAAGTTTTTGAACGAGTTGAAACGTTCCATAAGCCAGTCATAGCAGCCATCCACGGAGCGGCACTTGGCGGCGGCCTGGAACTGGCAATGAGCTGCCATATGCGCTTTGTAACAGAAAATGCTAAACTAGGATTGCCGGAACTTCAGCTTGGCCTGATTCCGGGATTCGCAGGAACACAACGATTGCCGAGGTTTGTCGGTGTAGCTAAAGCAGCTGAAATGCTGTTGACGAGCGATCCGATTTCCGGAACCGAAGCTGCACAGTATGGGCTGGCTAACCGCGCATACGCCGAAGAAGAATTACTTTCGCAAACGCTTTCAATTGCAAAGAAAATTGCGAAGAAGAGCCCGGTATCTGTGAAAGCGGCAATCGATATGCTCCAATACGCGAAACATGCTTCTTATTTTGAAGGGGTCGATGCAGAAGCACAATCGTTTGGCACTGTCTTCGTTTCAGAAGACGCAAAAGAAGGCATCCAGGCATTCCTGGAAAAACGCGAAGCACAATTTAAAGGGAAATAA
- the zapA gene encoding cell division protein ZapA, which translates to MSDQQKIRTSVEIYGHTYKMVGSETSGHMRLVASMVDEKMREFHAMNPSLDSSKLAVLTAVNATNDYLKLKEQVEQLEFELRKLKG; encoded by the coding sequence TTGTCGGACCAGCAAAAAATTCGCACATCAGTTGAAATATACGGCCATACTTATAAAATGGTAGGCAGCGAAACTTCTGGGCATATGCGCCTGGTGGCGTCGATGGTTGATGAGAAAATGCGTGAATTTCATGCGATGAATCCATCCCTTGACAGTTCGAAGCTTGCAGTTTTAACGGCTGTTAATGCTACAAATGATTATCTTAAACTAAAAGAACAAGTAGAACAATTGGAGTTTGAACTCCGAAAACTGAAGGGTTGA
- a CDS encoding CvpA family protein → MLDILLLILLLGGLIVGAKRGLVVQLIHMVGFIIALVVAYLYYKPLAEYFVLWIPYPAVSEDSRFTIAIEQLDLDQTFYQLFAFALIFFAVKFALQILASMFDFLKYLPVLGFLSKILGAILGLIEVYILLFIFIYVLALLPMDVIQTQLANSTIAQTMLEHTPYFSEKVKEWWYIYM, encoded by the coding sequence ATGCTTGATATACTATTATTGATTTTATTGCTTGGCGGCCTTATTGTCGGAGCCAAGAGGGGCCTTGTGGTCCAGCTGATCCACATGGTCGGGTTTATCATAGCGCTGGTTGTTGCGTATTTATATTATAAACCACTCGCCGAATATTTTGTGCTGTGGATTCCGTATCCAGCTGTCAGCGAAGATTCCCGCTTTACCATTGCCATCGAGCAACTGGACTTGGACCAAACGTTTTATCAGCTTTTTGCATTCGCTTTGATTTTTTTCGCAGTAAAATTCGCCTTGCAAATACTGGCGTCGATGTTCGATTTCCTGAAGTATTTGCCAGTACTCGGTTTTCTCAGCAAAATCCTTGGAGCCATCCTTGGCTTGATCGAAGTGTACATACTGTTATTTATTTTCATCTACGTGTTGGCTTTGCTTCCAATGGATGTAATCCAAACGCAACTGGCGAATTCCACAATCGCGCAAACGATGCTGGAACATACACCTTATTTCTCCGAGAAAGTAAAAGAATGGTGGTATATTTATATGTAA
- a CDS encoding electron transfer flavoprotein subunit alpha/FixB family protein, with the protein MSKKVLVLAETREGALRNVSFEAIAAAKQISGGGEVVAVLLGDSVSEFGAELVNYGADRVITVEHPHLKSYTSDGYGQAFMAVIEQENPEALVFGHTAVGKDLSPKIASKLQAGLVSDVTAIEGEGDDAVFVRPIYSGKAFEKKTIKEGIAFVTVRPNNIAPLAREERSGEVSSLSVDITNLRTIIQNVVRKSAEGVDLSEAKVIIAGGRGVKSADGFAPLQELANLLGGAVGASRGACDADYVDYSLQIGQTGKVVTPDLYIAAGISGAIQHLAGMSNSKVIVAINKDPEANIFKVADYGIVGDLFEVIPMLTEEFRKVM; encoded by the coding sequence ATGTCAAAAAAAGTATTAGTGTTGGCTGAAACGCGCGAAGGCGCTTTGCGCAACGTATCATTTGAAGCAATTGCCGCTGCGAAACAAATTTCCGGCGGAGGAGAAGTGGTTGCAGTTTTGCTTGGGGATTCTGTCAGCGAGTTTGGCGCGGAATTAGTCAATTACGGAGCAGACCGAGTTATCACTGTTGAACACCCGCACTTAAAATCATACACTTCTGATGGATACGGCCAGGCGTTCATGGCGGTTATCGAACAGGAAAATCCGGAAGCGCTGGTCTTTGGCCACACAGCTGTCGGAAAAGACCTTTCACCTAAAATTGCATCTAAGCTGCAAGCCGGCTTAGTTTCGGATGTAACGGCTATCGAAGGAGAAGGCGACGATGCAGTATTTGTTCGCCCTATTTATTCCGGTAAAGCGTTCGAGAAAAAGACTATCAAAGAAGGAATTGCATTTGTGACAGTCCGACCGAACAACATTGCACCATTAGCTCGCGAAGAGCGTTCTGGCGAAGTAAGTTCACTTTCTGTCGACATCACAAACCTTCGTACTATCATTCAGAATGTAGTCCGCAAATCAGCAGAAGGCGTCGATCTTTCAGAAGCGAAAGTCATCATTGCCGGCGGCCGCGGAGTTAAGAGCGCAGACGGTTTTGCGCCATTGCAGGAGCTTGCGAATCTTTTAGGCGGAGCAGTTGGTGCGTCGCGTGGAGCTTGCGACGCGGATTACGTCGATTATTCTTTGCAAATCGGACAAACAGGCAAAGTTGTTACACCTGATTTGTATATTGCGGCTGGTATTTCTGGAGCTATCCAGCATTTGGCGGGTATGTCCAACTCGAAAGTTATCGTTGCCATCAACAAAGATCCGGAAGCAAATATTTTCAAAGTAGCGGATTACGGCATTGTGGGCGACTTGTTTGAAGTTATTCCAATGTTGACGGAAGAATTCCGAAAAGTAATGTAA
- a CDS encoding TetR/AcrR family transcriptional regulator: protein MVKKDKPKYKQIVDAAVIVIAENGYHQAQVSKIAKQAGVADGTIYLYFKNKEDILISVFQEKMGMFVSKLEEILSRDIKASEKLGLMIESHFSLLANDVHLAIVTQLELRQSNTEIRVRINGVLREYLILMDKILVSGMENGEFDKTMDIRLARQMVFGTMDETITTWVMNDHKYDLVELAPKVHRLLMKGMRT from the coding sequence ATGGTTAAAAAGGATAAACCGAAATACAAGCAAATCGTGGACGCAGCGGTGATTGTTATTGCTGAAAACGGCTACCATCAGGCTCAAGTCTCAAAAATAGCTAAGCAAGCAGGAGTAGCTGACGGCACCATTTATTTGTATTTTAAAAATAAAGAAGACATTCTTATTTCAGTTTTCCAAGAAAAGATGGGGATGTTCGTCAGTAAACTGGAAGAAATTCTTTCGCGAGATATTAAAGCATCAGAAAAGCTCGGTTTAATGATCGAAAGCCATTTCAGTTTACTGGCTAACGATGTCCACCTTGCCATCGTCACACAACTGGAACTTCGGCAGTCAAATACCGAAATCCGTGTGAGAATAAATGGCGTGTTACGGGAATATTTAATTTTAATGGATAAAATTTTAGTTTCGGGAATGGAAAATGGGGAATTCGATAAAACAATGGATATCCGTTTAGCAAGACAGATGGTTTTCGGTACAATGGATGAGACGATCACCACTTGGGTCATGAATGACCACAAGTATGATTTAGTCGAGTTGGCACCAAAAGTCCATCGTTTATTGATGAAAGGCATGCGCACATAA
- a CDS encoding electron transfer flavoprotein subunit beta/FixA family protein: MNIFVLVKRTFDTEEKLVISNGKIQEDGAEFIINPYDEYAIEEAITVRDAHGGEVTVVTIGGEEAEKQLRTALAMGADKAVLINTEDDLEEMDQYTTAYILAEYLKDKEADLILAGNVAIDGGSGQVGPRVADLLGINYVTTITSLEIDGTNVKIVRDIEGDAEELETSLPLLVTAQQGLNEPRYPSLPGIMKAKKKPLEQLELDDLDIEEDDVEPKTETLEIYMPPKKAAGRVLQGDLSTQVSELVGLLRNEAKVI, from the coding sequence ATGAACATTTTTGTATTGGTAAAACGTACGTTTGACACAGAAGAAAAATTGGTTATTTCAAATGGTAAAATCCAGGAAGACGGCGCGGAATTCATCATCAACCCATACGATGAATACGCGATTGAAGAAGCGATTACAGTCCGCGACGCACACGGCGGCGAAGTGACAGTTGTTACAATTGGCGGCGAAGAAGCGGAAAAACAACTGCGCACAGCACTGGCAATGGGCGCAGATAAAGCAGTCTTGATCAATACCGAAGATGATTTGGAAGAAATGGATCAGTATACAACTGCGTACATACTGGCTGAATATTTGAAAGACAAAGAAGCGGATTTGATTTTGGCAGGAAACGTAGCAATCGATGGTGGATCTGGCCAAGTCGGACCTCGTGTAGCTGATCTTTTAGGCATCAATTACGTAACTACTATCACTAGCCTTGAAATCGATGGAACTAACGTTAAAATCGTCCGCGATATTGAAGGGGATGCAGAAGAGCTTGAAACGTCATTGCCGCTGCTGGTTACTGCACAGCAAGGTTTAAACGAGCCGCGCTACCCATCACTTCCAGGGATCATGAAAGCGAAGAAAAAACCGCTTGAACAATTGGAACTGGACGACTTGGACATTGAAGAAGACGATGTAGAGCCGAAAACAGAAACGCTTGAAATTTACATGCCTCCGAAAAAAGCGGCTGGCCGTGTATTACAAGGCGATCTCTCCACTCAAGTATCTGAATTAGTTGGCTTGTTGCGCAACGAAGCGAAAGTAATATAA